The following are encoded together in the Gorilla gorilla gorilla isolate KB3781 chromosome 14, NHGRI_mGorGor1-v2.1_pri, whole genome shotgun sequence genome:
- the ACOD1 gene encoding cis-aconitate decarboxylase, which produces MMLKSITESFATAIHGLKVGHLTDRVIQRSKRMILDTLGAGFLGTTTEVFHIASQYSKIYSSNISSTVWGQPDIRLPPTYAAFVNGVAIHSMDFDDTWHPATHPSGAVLPVLTALAEALPRSPKFSGLDLLLAFNVGIEVQGRLLHFAKEANDIPKRFHPPSVVGTLGSAAAASKFLGLSSTKCREALAIAVSHAGAPMANAATQTKPLHIGNAAKHGIEAAFLAMLGLQGNKQVLDLEAGFGAFYANYSPKVLPSLASYSWLLDQQDVAFKRFPAHLSTHWVADAAASVRKHLVAERALLPTDYIKRIVLRIPNVQYVNRPFPVSEHEARHSFQYVACAMLLDGGITVPSFHECQINRPQVRELLSKVELEYPPDNLPSFNTLYCEISVTLKDGATFTDRSDTFYGHWRKPLSQEDLEEKFRANASKMLSWDTVESLIKTVKNLEDLEDCSVLTILLKGPSPPEVASNSPARNNSITNLS; this is translated from the exons TCTATCACAGAAAGCTTTGCCACAGCAATCCATGGCTTGAAAGTGGGACACCTGACAGATCGTGTTATTCAGAGGAGCAAGAGGATGATTCTAGACACTCTGGGTGCTGGGTTCCTGGGAACCACTACGGAAGTGTTTCACATAGCCAGCCAATATAGCAAG ATCTACAGTTCCAACATATCCAGCACTGTTTGGGGTCAGCCAGACATCAGGCTCCCGCCCACATATGCTGCTTTTGTGAACGGTGTGGCT ATTCACTCCATGGATTTTGATGACACGTGGCACCCTGCCACCCACCCTTCTGGGGCTGTCCTTCCTGTCCTCACAGCTTTAGCAGAAGCCCTGCCAAGGAGTCCAAAGTTTTCTGGCCTTGACCTGCTGCTGGCTTTCAATGTTGGTATTGAAGTGCAAGGCCGATTACTGCATTTCGCCAAGGAGGCCAATGACATACCAAAGAG ATTCCATCCCCCTTCCGTGGTAGGAACGTTGGGTAGTGCTGCTGCTGCATCCAAGTTTTTAGGACTTAGCTCGACAAAGTGCCGAGAAGCTCTGGCCATTGCTGTTTCCCATGCTGGGGCACCCATGGCCAATGCTGCCACCCAGACCAAGCCCCTCCACATTGGCAATGCTGCCAAGCATGGGATAGAAGCTGCATTTTTGGCAATGTTGGGTCTCCAAGGAAACAAGCAGGTCTTGGACTTGGAGGCAGGATTTGGGGCCTTTTATGCCAACTATTCCCCAAAAGTCCTTCCAAGCCTAGCTTCCTACAGTTGGCTGCTGGACCAGCAGGACGTGGCCTTTAAGCGTTTTCCTGCACATTTATCTACCCACTGGGTGGCAGACGCAGCTGCATCTGTGAGAAAGCACCTTGTAGCAGAGAGAGCCCTGCTTCCAACTGACTACATTAAGAGAATTGTGCTCAGGATACCAAATGTCCAGTATGTAAACAGGCCCTTTCCAGTTTCGGAGCATGAAGCCCGTCATTCATTCCAGTATGTGGCCTGTGCCATGTTGCTTGATGGTGGCATCACTGTCCCCTCATTCCATGAATGCCAGATCAACAGGCCACAGGTGAGAGAGCTGCTCAGTAAGGTGGAGCTGGAATACCCTCCGGACAACTTGCCAAGCTTCAACACACTGTACTGTGAAATAAGTGTCACCCTCAAGGATGGAGCCACCTTTACAGATCGCTCTGATACCTTCTATGGGCACTGGAGAAAACCACTGAGCCAGGAGGACCTAGAGGAAAAGTTCAGAGCCAATGCCTCCAAGATGCTGTCCTGGGACACAGTGGAAAGCCTTATAAAGACAGTCAAAAATCTAGAAGACCTAGAAGACTGTTCTGTGTTAACTATACTTCTCAAAGGACCCTCTCCACCAGAGGTAGCTTCAAACTCTCCAGCACGTAATAATTCTATCACAAATCTCTCCTGA